The genomic segment TGAGAAAGTCAGCGAACAACCGCGGGCTTTGAAACAAGTCCAAACTGGAGATATAGAATTGTAATTTGGACAGTCCAAATTCTCTTGCCTTACCTGCGAGGTATTGCAGGTCGGTCCGAATCTTCTCGAGAGAACGGAACCGTTCCTGTCGTGATTTTGCCGCACCGCAGAATCGGCACGCAAAACGGCAGCCCTGCGCTACAAAGAGACCTGCTTCTTGCTCGAGATAAAGTTTCAACGCCTCGTCCGAGATAGTTTTGTACATCTTAACGCAGTCGATCTCAAACACATCTGGAAGTTGGTTAACGCCGAGTGCTTTTTTCAAGGTGCTATCATTGTTAATTTGGATAGGTTTATCGCCGAAGAGCGTTTTGAACTGATTAGGAAGCAATCCTTCAGTCACTTGTCCGCCAATAAGAATCGTGGCGCGAGGATTAACTTGATACACTTGGTTCGAGAACTGAATAGCGTCCGGCATATTAGAACTACCAACAAGAGAGGTACCAATAAAATCAGCTGCACGGACTTTATCTTGTACCCATTGCTCGTCAAGGGAGTTAAGATTGAGATCAATCAACTCGACCTCAAAGCCTGCCTCAATAAGTTGTGCACCCACAACGATCAGGGTGCTGGGCAGGTATATTTGCCGTTTCCCAAACGGGTACGGCAGATTAAACAGTGATATCTTTTTCATGATTTAGCTCCTTTTTAAATTGTCAAAGAATTTTCGATTTTAGTTTTAGGACTCTTACCAAGAGAATTCGAGCCCCAGCAGGTTTCCTGCCCACTGGGTTGGTTTCCAAAGCCTCACTTTACAGCAGAAGCGCCCCCATCTGGCTTTGACAAAGGGTCCAACTTTAAGCTGACGGCTCTCATTGAAGATCCAAATAAACTGTTCCCCAATTCCAATATCGAGTGATTTCTTTTTAAGAAGATGGAGGTCTGTGAGGTGGTAAAGCCATCTCCCCTTCCTAGTCACTGAAACTTGATTAAGGCCAGTGACATATTTGTTATCGACATAGCACTCAAAAGAAAATCCTGCATAATGGCCAAACAGTATCCCAATGGCTGGGATAATCTTGAGTGGAGTGATTTGGAATGGTGTCGATTTGCCGATGAATGTTTCTAAGGTTTTTTCAAAGTGGTTATATCTTGCATCTATCCAAATTCCGCCCACTTTGATACTCCCCCAT from the Patescibacteria group bacterium genome contains:
- a CDS encoding cobalamin-dependent protein (Presence of a B(12) (cobalamin)-binding domain implies dependence on cobalamin itself, in one of its several forms, or in some unusual lineages, dependence on a cobalamin-like analog.), yielding MKKISLFNLPYPFGKRQIYLPSTLIVVGAQLIEAGFEVELIDLNLNSLDEQWVQDKVRAADFIGTSLVGSSNMPDAIQFSNQVYQVNPRATILIGGQVTEGLLPNQFKTLFGDKPIQINNDSTLKKALGVNQLPDVFEIDCVKMYKTISDEALKLYLEQEAGLFVAQGCRFACRFCGAAKSRQERFRSLEKIRTDLQYLAGKAREFGLSKLQFYISSLDLFQSPRLFADFLTIVGDVSEKTGVQIRIRGLSCISSFITAYKTLPNFHELVMKANLFAVGFGFDGTDEKVWRDENKTHNRLSLGDRVLEICREVGITAELLMVFGFPEDNLRTLAKTVWYSVRKSFFCGAVARPYLAKMFIPKNDNWMSVNFAAPVEKTVRHPSFFYNLDFAALGSPLTHPRRWHRWASNLAYLTIIILLTPFGKNTTFPLLPQGGKRPRWRQKLIEWINRKMPFDR